Sequence from the Rhizobium sp. TH2 genome:
TCAGGAACATGGTCGAGAAGGTCTCGATGTTTTGCAGCTTGAGGATCGCGAGCACGCACATCGAAAAAGCAATGAACCATTCCGCCGCGCGGATGGTCAGGGCGTCGCCATAGACGGCATAGCTTGCGGCCAGCGCCATCAGCGCTGTCATCGCGAAGACCGCGATCACCGGCTTGTAGGTCGTGGCCTTGGGGTCCGCGACCGACTTGCCGAAATGACGACGCAGGTCGTCGTAGCCGCCAACGCGCTTGTCATCGATGAAGGTCTGAGGCGTGGTCTTCACGTCATGCTCGACCTTGAACGCATCGGTCGCCTCGCGCGTCCTGAGCCAGCGGTCGTCGACCTCGTAGCCCTGGCTCTCGAGCAGGTGCTTGGACTTGAGCCCCCATGGGCATGTGTGCTGGTCCATGACCATGCGATGGAGCGTACCCTGTTTGGCCATTTCATTGATTCCCTTGTCAGCCCAAATTGATTTTGATTCAGGTAAGCTGTTGTTTTTCATGAATCAGCCAAGACAAATCGATTCATCTGAAGAGGTAGGGACCTAAAAACCTTAGATCGAGAGCATCGCTCCCGTCAAAGAGCAACGAGTTTTTGCCGGCTGCGATTGTGGGGTTTCCGGACTGACATACCTCATAGAGCCTGCACCACCTATCTCAGCTCCATCGATTTTGGGAGAAGAATTGGATTGCCGATCATACGATCTAGGCTGCGAGGTCGATTACCTTGCTTAGTCCCGGCGTTCGAACGCGCTTGTGCCATCTGCGCACAGCGTCGACTGTCCCCTAGCCGACGTCTCTTTCAGTCTGATGGTTCGCGTACCTGATACCCGAACCTTTCGTCGCATCAGGCGGGAGAAATTCGAGACCCGCTTTCTCCAGGGCGCGTTGAATGCGCTCCCGTGATGCATTGTTCGCCAGGTTGTCTCCACGCTCTACGAGGGCGAGCGTGCTGCGGGAGACGTCTGCCTCGTCCGCAAGCTTCTGCTGACTCCAGCCAAGAAGGACCCGAGCAGCTCGAACCTGAACTGGAGTGCATAGCATCTTCATGGCAACTGACTTGCTTGCATGCATAAATTCTGTCAAATCCGGACACAAGGTCCAGATTTTCGTTTCTAGTGTCCGATTAACTGGACGAATCACTTAATGCCGGTTACTTCGGGGATCATCAACAACCAACTGAGTCTCTACCAAACGACCTTCGCGCGGTGACAGACTGAGTAACGTTGAAAGGACCCATTGAATGTTCACGAGCGACGAAATCATGGTGTCCAAGCTTCTAAGCTTGGCACAAGACTTAGAGCGTCTTGGCACGCCCGAGTACATCCGGGGCCTACGACCCGAAGTAACGGTATCAAGATGGTATCTCACACCGAGTGAGGTCTTCACGCTCCGGGGCGAAGTTTCTGGTCACCCCCATCCGTGAAACGCGGCTCTCTGACAATTCCGCCTACAATCGTGGGGTCGTCAACGGCTTCCTCGAGTCCTTGGACGGGTTGAACAGACGTGACGGGGTTCTGGTGATCGCAACGACCAACGAGGTTGACGTAATCGATCCTGCCATTCTTCGGGCGGGGCGTATCGACACGCATATCGAAATTACATTGCCGGACGCGGAAGCTCGTTTCGGAATCCTGGAGCGTTATCTCGGCCTCTCTATCCCCGACGGCGACAAACCGACCATCGAAAGGGCTACGGAACGTAATTCCGGTGCAGACCTAGAAGTGCTCGCTCGAAAAGCGCACCGTCTCGCAAGGGCCGCCGGCGTGGCCACGTCGATCGACCATCTCTTCAAAGCGCTGCCCAAAGTAATGGCATTGCCTGTCGAGAGGCATCGCGCAAACGCGCTGCACGAAGCCGGCCATGCCGTCATCGGTTTAGCGGTTGGCCGCACGATTGTCGATGCATGGCTGAGCGATACCTACTCCGAGGACCGCCAGCTCCAGTCGATGGGCATGGTTCGGTTCGAAACCCAAAGGCTTCACCGCAGAACTTGCGAGGTAATTTTTGGCGAACTGCTGATCGCTTTGGCGGGAATCGCCGCGGAAATCGTGATCACTGGCTGGCATGATGAGGGCGCCGCGGGTGTGATTGGCTCGGACCTCGAAATGGCAACACGCCTCGCTACGACGCTGGAGGCGGTCAATGCAATGGGAGACACACTGGTATCCGAACCCTATCGTGGTGAGTCCGAGCTCAGACGCATTCGGCAGACGAATTCAATCATATGGCAGCGTGTTGAAAAGACACTTCACATGGCGCTCGACCAAGCCAAGGCTTTGATAAGGGAAAATCTGGAGCCCATGCATGCGATAGCCCAAGAGCTGCTGCGGGCTAAGGCCCTGACGGGAGATGAAATACACACGTTGCTGTCGAACAAGTCGCTTGCGATAGCAATGGTGGAAGCCCCCGCCAGCGACGGTCTGCGGAGGTCGGCATGAGGCTCTGGATTTTCTCCGATCTTCATCTTGAGTTTGGCTGGCTGGGTCTGGAATTCGAGGTTCCGGAAGCCGACGTCTGCATCGTGGCCGGCGACATTGACGTCGGAGGTTCGACTCGCAGCATAGAGTTCTTGGTCGAACAAATTCCACCCGAAATGCCGGTCGTTTTCGTCGCCGGGAACCACGAGGTCTACCGGTCGTTTTTAACCGACGGCCTCGAAGCGGGAATGTTGAAGGCCGCCCACCATCCCAACATCCACTTCCTGGAAAACGGGACTGTGGAACTCGGCGACCTGGTGATCGCCGGGGCGACGCTTTGGACAGACTTCGAGTTGATGGGGTCCAGGGACTTGGCGATGCGCCAATGCGGCGAACTCATGAATGACTACCATGCGATCAACTGGTCGAAGAAACCGTTTTCCGCTCTGAGGCCGATGCACGCGGTTCGGAAGCATGTCGAGAGCCGTAGGTTTTTGGCAGGCTTCCTCGACGAAAATCGCGACAGGAAAACAGTCGTAGTTACTCATCATGCCCCAAGCGTGAAATCCATCGCTCCCAGATTTTCTGAAAGCATCTATTCAGCTGCTTTCGCCTCCGATCTGGAGGGGATGATAGCCGATCGAGGTCCGGACCTTTGGGTGCACGGCCACGTCCATCATAAGCTGGACTACCGGATCGGCAGCACACGGGTCATCTGCAATCCGCGGGGATATTACGGCGACGCCAACTTCGCGGATTTCGATATCGGCATGGTGGTCGAGATATGAGTGGCACATCGAGTTTGCGACGGATCGGAGATGAAGAGTTAGTGATGTTCACCGAATTGCTTCGGGGCGTAGAGGACTTGGAGTTTCACGCCACTTTTCCGGCCGAAGGAAAGTTCTTCATACGGTCTCATGGTGGGCGTGGCTACTGGTATCACAGTGTCAGTTGCGCAGACCTCGCCCAATCGAGTGCGGACAGCCGCGTTCGCTACGTGGGAGCCTGCGATGACCCGGACTTAACGAGGAGGATTTGCCAACCAAGAACCGCGCACATTGACCTGTCCCAACTGCGAAGCCGCGCCGAGACGTTGCGGCTAAAGGGGTTCACGAGCCCCACGAACATGGAGGGTCGTACTTTAAAGGCGCTCTCTAAGGCCGGCGTATTTCGTTTACGGTCAGTGCTGATCGGTTCGGTTGCCTATCAGGCTTACAGCGGGCTTCTTGGATTCCGTCTTCCCTGTGCCTCGCTTCGAACGGATGACGTGGACGTCGCCGTGGATTTTGGTGTTTCCAATAACCTCGACGACACTTGCGACGATATTCCGGAAGCCTTGCGAGAGGTTGAGCCCTCATTTTTCCCAAAGCCTCACCTAAATGACCAGACGATGATGGCGACGTTCAAATCCTCGACCGATTTTCAAGTCGAGTTTCTCACGACGCATAGGGGGTCGGACGAACATACAGGGCATTTGTCCCGTCTCCGCTCGCTCGGGCCGCACATGGCCGGTGTTCCGCTGCGATATCTAGATTTCCTTATCAAGCATCCCGTGCGATCGATGGTCCTCTTTGAATCCGGAATTGGCGTGACAATCCCAGCCCCAGAACGCTTCGCTGTCCACAAACTGATCGTCGCCGCGAGTCGGAGAGCCGGAAATCCCAAGATTTTGAAAGACTTGGCGCAGGCATCTGAGCTGATCAGTGCCCATGCTGAAAAAGGGTGGATCGGAAAGCTAGAGTTGGCTTGGGGGGAAGCATGGGCGCGAGGCGGTTCATGGCGAGCCAAACTCGCAAATTCGTTGAAGAAACTGGACAAAACAACGCAGATGCTTCTTCCCCATTGATCCAGTTGATCTGAGCGCGGTTCTACATTCAATGCCGAGGATTTCCGTGATGGGACGGCAGCTATGCGCCAAAAGGAGCCATTCGCTATCTCAGTTGATCGAGGATATGGTTGAATGCCCTCGCCACAGCAGGTCTCGGAGGCGCTGCGTCCGGGTCCTGCTCGGCCTCCACGATCAGCCAACCCTGATAGCCGCCGCTCCGGGCGAAGTCAGCGACCGGACCGAAATCGACGTCACCATCTCCCGGCACGGTGAACATGCCTCGGCGCACGCCTTCATTGAAGCTGAGGTCGCCAACGCGCACCGGCTCCATAACGCGACTACGAACGTCCTTCAGGTGAATGTGGGCGACCCGGTCGCCGAAGCGTTCGATCAACAACGCATAATCGAAGCCGGCACCGACGGCGTGCCCGGTGTCGAGGAGAAGGCCAACTTCCGATCCCGCTTGGTCGAACAGCGCGGAAACCTCGTCGAATGTTTCCACTACCATCATCAGATGATGGTGGTAGGCCAATCGAAGACCGTATTGCCCACGAAGGCGCTTGGAGAATTCGGTCAAGCGCAACACATAATCCGCGACAGCGTCGTCAGGCATGACCAGCCGCTTCGACATGGGGGCGTCGAGCGGCGTGCCGGGCGTCATCATCGCCACCTCACCGTAGACCATGACCGCGCTGCCCATGTCGCGTAAAAGGCTGGCATGAGGGGCCACCGCGGCCATCTCGGCATTAACGTCGCGCTCCGCCAGTTCGCCCGAATGCCACCCGGAAGCCAACGCCAAACCGCGCGATTCCAGAAATGGACGAAGCGTCGCGGCGTCGCGAGGAAACTTGCGCCCGAGTTCAATGCCCTGGTAGCCGATTGCGGCCGCATCATCCAGACAGGTCTCGAGCGGGATGTTCGCG
This genomic interval carries:
- a CDS encoding AAA family ATPase, yielding MRSSRSGAKFLVTPIRETRLSDNSAYNRGVVNGFLESLDGLNRRDGVLVIATTNEVDVIDPAILRAGRIDTHIEITLPDAEARFGILERYLGLSIPDGDKPTIERATERNSGADLEVLARKAHRLARAAGVATSIDHLFKALPKVMALPVERHRANALHEAGHAVIGLAVGRTIVDAWLSDTYSEDRQLQSMGMVRFETQRLHRRTCEVIFGELLIALAGIAAEIVITGWHDEGAAGVIGSDLEMATRLATTLEAVNAMGDTLVSEPYRGESELRRIRQTNSIIWQRVEKTLHMALDQAKALIRENLEPMHAIAQELLRAKALTGDEIHTLLSNKSLAIAMVEAPASDGLRRSA
- a CDS encoding metallophosphoesterase, whose product is MRLWIFSDLHLEFGWLGLEFEVPEADVCIVAGDIDVGGSTRSIEFLVEQIPPEMPVVFVAGNHEVYRSFLTDGLEAGMLKAAHHPNIHFLENGTVELGDLVIAGATLWTDFELMGSRDLAMRQCGELMNDYHAINWSKKPFSALRPMHAVRKHVESRRFLAGFLDENRDRKTVVVTHHAPSVKSIAPRFSESIYSAAFASDLEGMIADRGPDLWVHGHVHHKLDYRIGSTRVICNPRGYYGDANFADFDIGMVVEI
- a CDS encoding GSU2403 family nucleotidyltransferase fold protein, translating into MEGRTLKALSKAGVFRLRSVLIGSVAYQAYSGLLGFRLPCASLRTDDVDVAVDFGVSNNLDDTCDDIPEALREVEPSFFPKPHLNDQTMMATFKSSTDFQVEFLTTHRGSDEHTGHLSRLRSLGPHMAGVPLRYLDFLIKHPVRSMVLFESGIGVTIPAPERFAVHKLIVAASRRAGNPKILKDLAQASELISAHAEKGWIGKLELAWGEAWARGGSWRAKLANSLKKLDKTTQMLLPH
- a CDS encoding helix-turn-helix domain-containing protein, encoding MHASKSVAMKMLCTPVQVRAARVLLGWSQQKLADEADVSRSTLALVERGDNLANNASRERIQRALEKAGLEFLPPDATKGSGIRYANHQTERDVG
- the iolE gene encoding myo-inosose-2 dehydratase — protein: MNQSLSSLPQGVRLGVSPLSWANDVLEDLGANIPLETCLDDAAAIGYQGIELGRKFPRDAATLRPFLESRGLALASGWHSGELAERDVNAEMAAVAPHASLLRDMGSAVMVYGEVAMMTPGTPLDAPMSKRLVMPDDAVADYVLRLTEFSKRLRGQYGLRLAYHHHLMMVVETFDEVSALFDQAGSEVGLLLDTGHAVGAGFDYALLIERFGDRVAHIHLKDVRSRVMEPVRVGDLSFNEGVRRGMFTVPGDGDVDFGPVADFARSGGYQGWLIVEAEQDPDAAPPRPAVARAFNHILDQLR